The Gemmatimonadales bacterium genomic sequence CTGCGGTCCATCCATGCCGCAATCCGGTCGGACCCGAACATCCGCATCAGGTCGTCTTCGAGCGACAGGAAGAAGACCGACTGGCCGGGGTCGCCCTGACGGCCCGAGCGTCCGCGGAGCTGCCGGTCGATGCGCCGCGACTCGTGCCGCTCGGTGCCGACGATCTGGAGCCCCGCCTCCTCGGTGGTCAGGTCAAGATTGGCCCCGAGCTTAATGTCGGTGCCGCGGCCGGCCATGTTGGTCGCGATCGTGATGGCATCGCGCTGCCCCGCCCCGGCCACGATCTCGGCCTCGCGCTGGTGGAACTTCGCGTTCAGCACCTCGTGCTTGAGACCGCGCCGCTTGAGCATCTTGCTGAGGGTCTCGGACGTCTCGACCGTCACCGTGCCGATGAGCACCGGCAGGCCGAGTCCGTGCAGCCGCTCCACTTCGTCGGCGATGGCGTTGTATTTCTCCCGGCGGCTCTTGTAGATGAGGTCGACCTTGTCCCGCCGCCGGATCGGGCGGTTGGTCGGAATGACGACGACGTCGAGGCCGTAGATCGTGTAGAACTCGGTCTCTTCCGTCTCGGCGGTGCCGGTCATGCCGGACAGCTTGTCGTACATCCGGAAGTAGTTCTGGATGGTGATCGTGGCGAGGGTCTGGGTCTCGCCCTTGACCTGCACCCCTTCCTTGGCCTCCACCGCCTGGTGCAGGCCGTCGGCCCAGCGCCGCCCGTGCATCGTCCGGCCGGTGAACTCGTCGACGATGAGGACCTGGCCCTCCACGACCAGGTAGTCCACGTCGCGCTCGTAGAGGGCGTGCGCCTGCAGCAGCTTGTGGATGCCGTGGAGCTTCTCGCTCTTGACGGCGTATTCCGCCTCGATCTTCCGGCGCGCCTCGACCCGCTCCTCCGGGGTCAGGTCCGGGTCGTGTTCCGCATCGTGGATGGCCTGCGAGATGTCCGGCACGATGAAGAGGTCGGGATCGTTCGGCGACATCGTTTCCGCGCCCCGCTCGGTCAGGTGCACCGAGTGGCCCTTCTCGTCGAGCACGAAATAGAGATTGTCCTCGATGCCCCGCATCTTCTGCTGCCGGAGCGGCAGCTTCCGGTCGGCCAGGGCGTCCAGCTCGGTTCGCTGCAGCAGTGCCTTGACGCCGGTCTCGTTCAGCATCTTGAGCAGTTTCTTGTTCTTCGGCATCCCCAGGTGCGCCTGGTAGAGCAGGATGCCCGCGTCGGCCTGGGTGTCCGGATCCTGGAGCAGCGTCTCCGCCTCGGTCAGCAGCTGGTTGACCACCGCCGTCTGCTTGCGGACCACCTCCGCCACCGGTCGGTTGTGCTGGGCGTAGGAGTCGTCCTCCGCATTCCCCGCCGGGCCCGAAATGATCAGCGGCGTCCGCGCCTCGTCGATGAGGATCGAGTCGACCTCGTCGATGATGGCGTAGGCGTGGGGCCGCTGGACCCGCTGCTCGATCGCGAACACCATGTTGTCGCGCAGGTAGTCGAACCCGAATTCGTTGTTGGTGCCGTAGGTGATGTCGGCGGCGTAGGCCGCCTTCCGCTCCGGCGTGCTCGGTTCGGTGTCGTCGAGCACGGCGACGGTCAGGCCGAGCCAGTTGTAGAGGTGGCCCATCCACTGGCTGTCGCGCCGGGCGAGGTAGTTGTTGACCGTAACGAGGTGCGCCCCGCGACCGGCCAGGGCGTTCAGGTACAGCGGCAGGGTGGCCACCAGCGTCTTGCCTTCGCCCGTGGCCATTTCGGCAATCTTGCCCTGGTGCAGGACGATGCCGCCGATCAGCTGCACGTCGTAGTGCACCATGTCCCAGGTCAGTTCGCGGCCGGTGACCACCACGGTCGTCCCGACGAGGCGGCGCGCCGCCTCGCGGACCGTGGCAAACGCCTCCGGCAACAGCGCGTCGAGTTCGGTCGCCAGCGCTTTCTTGTAGTTCGACTCGAGTTCGTGGAACCGGGTCTCCAGGCGGTCGCGCTCGTGCGGATCCTCGCACCCGTGCTTGGCGGCCCGGACTTCCTCGAGTTCCGCCTGGGCCGGCCCGAGGCGTTCCGCCAGGCGCGCGCGGAAGACGGCGGTTTGCCCGCGGATTTCGTCGTCGGACAGCCCCGCGAGCCGTTCCTCCTCCTGCTTGATGGCCTCGACGATCGGCCGGATCTTCTTCATTTCCCGGTCGTACTGGGTGCCGAAGACCACCTTTACCAGTTTCTTGATCATCCCTGTCCGTTCCTGTACAGCCCCTGGGCCGCGATATATTCGGCGACCGCGTCGGGGACGAGATAGCGAATCGAGCGTCCGGCCGCCACGCGCTGCCGGATGGCCGTCGAGGAGATCTCGACGGCGGGGGCGTCCACCACCTCGCGGAGCAAGGGGTGCGAGGGACGGGGACCGCCCGCCCGCGTGAACGCCACGAACTGCGCGAGGTCTGCCAACGCATCCGCCTCGCGCCACTGATGCAGCTCGGCGGCGGCATCGGACCCCAGTAACACCACGAACCGGTGGTCGGGTTCCCGCGCCCGGAGCGCGCGCAGCGTGTCGACCGTGTACGACACGCCGGGACGGTCCGACTCGATACGTTCGACGGCCAGCCCCGCCTCCCCGGCCACGGCAGCGGCAACCATCGCCACCCGGTGCCCGACCCCGGCCACGTGCCGGCCCCGCTTCAGCGGCTGTTCGCCCGTCGGCATGAACCGCAACTCCGCCAGGCCGAGCCGCTCCGCGATCGCCCGCCCCACAATCAGGTGTCCGACATGGATCGGGTCGAACGAGCCCCCGAAGAGGCCGATCATCGCGTCACCCGCCGGAGACCGGGCAGAGCGTGTCGAGGTTCTTCGTGTCGGGGTGGAACTGCCGCAGCGCCCCGCACATCTC encodes the following:
- the secA gene encoding preprotein translocase subunit SecA → MIKKLVKVVFGTQYDREMKKIRPIVEAIKQEEERLAGLSDDEIRGQTAVFRARLAERLGPAQAELEEVRAAKHGCEDPHERDRLETRFHELESNYKKALATELDALLPEAFATVREAARRLVGTTVVVTGRELTWDMVHYDVQLIGGIVLHQGKIAEMATGEGKTLVATLPLYLNALAGRGAHLVTVNNYLARRDSQWMGHLYNWLGLTVAVLDDTEPSTPERKAAYAADITYGTNNEFGFDYLRDNMVFAIEQRVQRPHAYAIIDEVDSILIDEARTPLIISGPAGNAEDDSYAQHNRPVAEVVRKQTAVVNQLLTEAETLLQDPDTQADAGILLYQAHLGMPKNKKLLKMLNETGVKALLQRTELDALADRKLPLRQQKMRGIEDNLYFVLDEKGHSVHLTERGAETMSPNDPDLFIVPDISQAIHDAEHDPDLTPEERVEARRKIEAEYAVKSEKLHGIHKLLQAHALYERDVDYLVVEGQVLIVDEFTGRTMHGRRWADGLHQAVEAKEGVQVKGETQTLATITIQNYFRMYDKLSGMTGTAETEETEFYTIYGLDVVVIPTNRPIRRRDKVDLIYKSRREKYNAIADEVERLHGLGLPVLIGTVTVETSETLSKMLKRRGLKHEVLNAKFHQREAEIVAGAGQRDAITIATNMAGRGTDIKLGANLDLTTEEAGLQIVGTERHESRRIDRQLRGRSGRQGDPGQSVFFLSLEDDLMRMFGSDRIAAWMDRSGAEEGEVITGALITRAIEQAQKRVELQNFQTRKRLLEYDDVMNQQREVIYSLRLFALEKGEELKAESR
- the nadD gene encoding nicotinate-nucleotide adenylyltransferase — protein: MIGLFGGSFDPIHVGHLIVGRAIAERLGLAELRFMPTGEQPLKRGRHVAGVGHRVAMVAAAVAGEAGLAVERIESDRPGVSYTVDTLRALRAREPDHRFVVLLGSDAAAELHQWREADALADLAQFVAFTRAGGPRPSHPLLREVVDAPAVEISSTAIRQRVAAGRSIRYLVPDAVAEYIAAQGLYRNGQG